From the genome of Candidatus Zixiibacteriota bacterium:
CGGGTCCGACACCGATGACCGGATAATCAAGATACATACGTCCGGCCGCCTGCCAGGAGAGAAGCCGTTCCTCGGCCGTGCCTTCTTCGGTCTGAGTCATGGAGGCCATCTCGTGCCAGTAGTATCCCGGTGCCACTGCCGCGAATCCCAGCACGACTACGAACGCCATGGCGAGACTCCGTGCCTTGTTCGGCGAGTTCAGAAGGCAATACAGCAGCGCTGCCATGAGGGCCACCATGCCGCCGCGCGACATGCTGCTCACCACGCCCCACAGAAAAACCAGAAGGATAAACACGCTGATCAGTTTGAGCTTGATACTTCGAAAATACTGGAACATGAAAAAAGCGAAGGGAACCCAGACCACCAGCGCCAGGGCAAAATCGTTCTCGTCCGCGATATAGCCGCTGCCCACCCGTCCGCTGGCCGCCTCCCCACGCACCACCACGTGAAGGACCTCGCGATTGATCGTCCCCTGGACTGCGAAATACAGGTTGATGAGCAGTACCAACCAGACCAGTTTGTTCAGGCGGTCAAGTGAGTCCACCACGTTGGTGGCGATCAGGAACATGATGAAGGTGATGAGCATGGCTTCGAGCGTGTCATAGGCCATCCTGTTGTTGGCCGCCATGGCGACGCCAAGCGCCATCACGCCGAGGAAACCGAGGTACCCCCAATTGAAGATCGACCACTTGATACTGGTCTTGCTTCGGATAATATAAATGACCCAGGAGATAAGGGTCAGGATCTCCAGCACCATGGCCAGGCGAAGCGGCTGGAGCGCCGGAATGAAATCGTACGGGCGAAGCAGGTTGTACAAGTAGAAGAGATAGATGCCGACCCACGGATTTTTGAGCACCCATATACCAATCACGATGGCGGGAAACACGAACAGCATAACCGGTTGAAACTTTCCCGGCAGCAGCAAAAAAGTCACGGCGGCGGCGACCGAAAGGAGAATCAGCGCCGCATACCCGATCACCTTTCCCGTGATAATCGGAGCGGCTGACTCGATCCCGTGTGGTCGACCGGCTAAGACTGCAGATTTGTCTTCTGTTTCCATAGTGACCTGTGATGGTCGCCGTCATGTGGCGATTCTGAGGGAAACATCTTACCGGCGATGCCGCACGTCAAGTTTTTCTGCCAGCAGCGCAAAATTGGCAAGCGCCCGTTGGCGAAGGTCCCGATGGGCGCGAGCAAGCTCTGCGGCCACCTGCTGCCGGTCATTCCAGAGTCTGCCGAAACCCTCGATCAGCGTCTCCGGCGTCAGATCGTCGATCCCGATCTGCCAATCCGGCCGTCCCAATTCCTTGTAGACGCGTTCCACTTTGGGCATATAGGAGATCCCGAATACCGGCGTGTGGTTGTTCATCGCCAGAATAACACCATGCAATCTGACTCCCAAGATAGCATGGCAATGGGCCATAAGTCCCATTGTCTCCCAGGGGGTGTACTGTCCCTCGATCAGGGATATCCGGTCGCGGCCCGACAGCTCGCTTGCTATTTCCCGGGCACCGGGCCGGTCGTCGAAGCCGCCACCTGTCTGCATAGGTATGAACCATAGATCCGCACCCAGCGTGCCCAGGGCGTATTCGCAGAACCGCACCATGCTCTCTTTCATCACCGGTCTCTTAACATAGTCACCCTGAAGGCAGATGCCGATCCGCGGTCGTTCCGAGAGATGCAGTTTCTCTGCGGCAAGTATCTGATCGATTCGGTCTTTCGGCGCCGGTTCGAGAAGGAATACGAAATCGCCGGTCGTGTGAACCGGTGGTCCGTCGACACCAATTTCGTTCAGAAGCCGGGCGGACTCTTCGTCCCTGACCGTGATCAGATCGACCGATGATAAGGTCTTGCGAAGGAGCTCACGGGACTCGGCGAGGTGCAAAGGTCCAACGCCGACGCCGAAGACTACTACCTGCTTGCCGAGCCGTTTGGCCCAGTCGATCTTAAGGAGGGTCTTACGGAACCAGACGTTGGAATCGGCATGGTCAAAAAAAAGTCCGCCGCCGCCGACTATGAGCGTGTCCATATTGCGGAAGGTTTTCAGAGCCTTACGGTATCCGGCGCGGTCACCGCGCACGAAGCGGTAGAAAAAATCAAACCAGGTGGTGGGCAGGACACTGGGAATCGCCGTGGCAGCGTGAATCCGGGCGGTCGTTTTCACATCTCCGGAAAATACCGCCAGATCGAGGTGCGGACGTTCTTGCTGGAGCTTGCGAAGCTCTCCCAGCATGCAGTGCAGAATGGCTTCATCACCGGTGTTGGCGAAGCCAAAGTAGCCGAGGATCGCGACCAACTGGCGTTTCACGGCAGGCCACCGTCGTCACCGCGTGTTGCACTTGTCCACACGACACCTATGCCGCCTTTGACCTTCTCGGTGACACGATTACGCAGCGATTTGAGTTTCTGAATCTCTTCGTGTGAATAGAACCGACACAAATACAGGAAGAACGGAAACGTGAGAGCGATGAGAAACTTGATTCCCAGCGAGAGCCAGACACCGGGAGGGCGAACAAACCAGGCAATAGCGTACAAGGCTACGGCCACGAGGGTCATGGTGACCAGACGCCCGGTCTGGTACGGGATGTGATACAGCCTCTGGCCCGCGACGAACACCGTGATGAAAAGAAAGAAAAACGAAAGCAACGTAGCCAGAGCGGCGCCCCAAATACCGAGCCATGGGATGAGAATGAAATTGGCGGCCAGGTTCACCGCCGCCGCCATCAGCCCGAACGAAGCCAGATACTTGGTGCGTTTTTGCAGCAGGATGCCAAACTGTGCGTAGGAATAGGCGCCATAGAACATGTATGATACTAAGATGGGCGGAACGTACTGAAACGCGCTCTGGAACTCGACATCGGCGACTATCGCTATCACATCCTTGATCATGACAGACACGCCCAGCGAGAGAAACAACTGGATGAACCAGAAATAGGTGAACACCAGCGCGTAGATGCTCCTGGCGTCCGGTTCTTTCACCAACTCGAATCGCTTGGGGCCCCAGATCTGGAGGAACGGCGCCAGCACCAGAAAGTTTGGCATCATGCCGAATTTGTACGCCAGCGAGTAGATCCCCACGTCCGACAGCGAAGCCAATCGCTGGAGAAAGAAACGATCGCCAAAATTGAGCACGTACATCCCAACCCAGCTCCCCACCAGCGGCACGCTGTACGTGAGAAGAGCGCGGGCGATCTCGCGTGAATACGTGAGCCGGATTCCGCGGAGTGTGGAGATCAGTAGATAGATACCTATCGCCGTGGCCGAAATAAGACTGCTGACGAGAATCCCCCATACGCCCATCTTCAGATAAACGATGAACAGGACATTAAGCGACAGATTCAGAATGAGTCGGATGAGGGAGATGGCCACATACGAGACCGACTTCTGCTTGATCCGAAGCAGTGTCATCGGGATCTCGTTGGCCAGCCCGATGAGCAACGTGAGAAACACCAGGTTGAACAGGCGGCCATTGTCCGGTGTCTTGAACACGAGACTGGATATACCGTCCGAAAGGAAGAAAAGCGGTATGTAGGCGATCCCGGCGACGCACCAGATCGTGATCAGCGCCACCGACACCACCTGATTGCGCTTTTCCTCCTCCTGGTATTCGTAGTAGTAGCGCACCACCGACTGCGAGATCCCCATCGCCAGCAGCGTGCCGACGATATAGGAGGTCAGCTCCAAGAGTTCGAGCGTGCCGTACTGCGCGGTCGAAAGGTAGTGCGTGTAAATGGGGATCATGACGAAGGCGATGGATTTGGACAGCAGGTCCCCGACGCCATAGATGGCGGAGTGTTTGGCGAGATTCTTGACGACGTGGAACATGGGCAGGTGACTCAATGCCGTGCGGATGACGGATCCGCCGCCGGGGCGAGTTTTCCGGCGCGATATTCGGCGACGCGGCGTGACATCACCTCTTCTACCATATGCGCGCCGGCATCCCAACTGTACTGGCGTTCAACTTTGCGCCGACCGTTGGCCGCCAGTCGCTCCCGTAGCTCTCTGTCACGCACCAGATGCACCACCTGCCGGGCAAACTCAGCCGCGTCATCAGCCACCATGACATCTTCGCCCGGGCTCACCTGGATTCCCTCGCAGGCCATACTGGTGGCCACCACCGGTTTCTGCATGGCCCAAGCCTCGAGAATCTTGTTCTTAATTCCGGCGCCCGAGCGGATCGGGCAGACGTAGATCATCGCTCTGTCGAAATACTCGCGAATGTCGTCCACGCCACCCGTGACGGTGATCCCCAACTCGGCGCTGTGCAGCGCTGCAACTTCTTTCGACGGATACCGCCCGACGATCAGAAGTGAAATGTCCGGGATCTCTTTGCGAATGAGCGGATAAACTGATCTGGTGAAATACAGTGCCGCCGATACGTTCGGTCCGTAGCTCATCACGCCGGTAAAGATCAGCACCGGCCGTTCCGTGTTGCGCGATGCGCCCGGCCGGTAGAACTCACTGTCGACACCATTTGGTACGACCGTGACGCTTGTCTGCGGACAGAGGGGCCGCAGCGCCTCGGCATCCTGGTACGACACCATGATAATGTCGCGGGATTTGGCCAGTTCCCTTGTGACCATGCGACGCATCATCATCCACTCTTTGACCACTCGCGCTTTTTCAACCAGCCTTTTGGTCTCGCGGATACGTCTGGCCGTGGCCACCACCGGGTTATCGACGATATCGAACACCACCGGTATTTTGGTCACCGGGTCCATATACCGTTTCATCCCCCAGCCGAACATGTAGACCACATCGATTGTGCTTTCATCGATACGGCGAAGGATCGCCCGCTGGACATCGTCCCAGTAACCGTCGCAGTTGAAATAATCAAAGTAGTCGATGGGGGCACGCCAGATCTCCATGAACCGATCCATCGTTGAGCGCGAACGCTGCTGCATCGGACGGGAATCGGTCGCAAATAATTCCACCGAGGCAAATCGGCTGGACAGATGTTCTATCGCCGGGGCGATCATTTCCTGGCGGGCATGGCCGAGCCAGTGAATGGTATGGCGCTGCCGAACCGCCATAAACAGATTGTACATCCGGAGCTCCGCGCCGCTGAGGACCGGATAGAGTACCCGTGGTGTGACCAGCAGTATATTCATGATACGCGACTCGTGAGGAGTGGCAGGATTTCCATACTGATGACCGGCTATTCCGCCAGATCCAGAAAGAGCTCGCGGCGGATAAGCGGTTTGGTGGTCACCGCGGGAAGCGTGTTGCGGTTCAGCAGATATGGCTCGGAATCGGCGCGCACGTTGCCCCACCAACTGGTGCAGGCGTAACTATACCCCAACCGCTTGAGCAAAGGCGAAAACCGCGCATACCCCGCCACGTCGTAGCCATACGGGTACGCAAACCCGGTCACCGGCTTGCCGACCTGACGTTCGATCTCTGCCTTTCCCTCGATCAGTTCCGCCTCCGCCGCTTCGTGACTGATGAAACTCATGTTTGGATGTGACCGGGTGTGCGCCGCAAACTCGAAGCCGTCGTTCGACATCTCGCGTATTTGGTCCCAGGTCAGCGGAGACTTGTCCGGTTTCGGCGAGCCGGCATCGGCATTCAGCGCCCTGCCGATATCGGATAACAGTTGCTGCTTGCGGCCATCTTCGAGCACCATCAGGGCTCCGGATACCCGGTCCTGCACCCGGCTCCGCGAGAGGTTGTCGTTCCCCAGCTTTTCCGGCAGGCGTAGATTATCAGATCCCAACAACTGTCCGAGTTGCTTTGGTTCCACCCTGGTTAGATCGGCTGCACGGACCAGATCGGCCAGATCCTCCCACCACAGTGTCATGCGACCGTTGATCCAGTCGGTCAGCAAAAAGACGGTGGCCCCCACACCATACTTTCTGAGTATTGGGAAGGCGAGTGAATGAACCGACTTGTAGCCGTCATCGAAGGTTATCGCGACGGTGTTCTGAGCAAGCCCCCCCTTCTCCCGCATTTCTTCGACTGCCTGCTGGACGGTCATGGTACGGATGGTCTCGGCCAGCACGCGTATATGGGCCTCGAAATGGGCACTGCTCAACTCGCCGCTCAGGGGCAATGCCGGCTTGCCCGGTCCCGGTGCCGGAGACAAGTCGTGATACATCAAGATGAGCAGCCGTTTGTTCAGGCTGGTCACCACGTGATAACGCAAGCGGTAATACCCGATGCCGGACAGTATGGTCTTAAGGAATGTTCTCACGCCATTCGCTCCGATATACCTCTATTCATCGGCAGAACGTTCATCTCTACCAGATGTCTTCGGCCGCCCCGCTTTCCTCCCTGCACCACTACTATCTAATTACCGCCGAGGAACTTGTCAATGCCCTTCCGCATAAACAGTCTGTCGGGACATTCGTTCCGATTGCCCCAATTTGTTCCGCAGCGAGTTCTGGTTGACTTGGACCGGGCGTTTGGCTAATTGCGGGCGCAGGCGCTAATGCCAAATGATTCACGACTATGAGTATACAGTACCGTAGACTTGATTTCCATGCCGAGGGCCCCCAAGGGCTATTTGATCTGTACGCCGCCACATACGGCAGTTCTCAGCCTCTCGAGCGCCGCTGGCAATGGCAGTACATAAGCCATCCGAGAAGTTCCGAGGTGGTGGTACTGGTGGCCGAGGCGGATGGCAAGCTGGTGGGGACATTGTCGCATTTTCCATCGGACGTCCTGATTGGCGGCGCGCGTTATCCGGGGTTCTTTGCTTCGGATTCCATGGTGCACCCCGAGTACCGACGTCGTGGCATCATGGATACGCTCCTGAAAACCTGCGCCGATACTCTGCCGCTCATGTACGCCAAAGGGACCACCGACAGCATGTACGGCGTTCGGCTGAAATTCGGTTTCCGTCCAGTTTTGCCTAACGGCTACCTGCTCAGTATTGTCGCCCCGTCCGGGTGGGCCCTTTCCAAGCTCCGGCTGATGCGCGGCGACGGTCACGAAGACCGGCTTGCCGAATCGGCGGATTCCGAGTTTCGCTTTGTCGATTCTGTCGGTCCGGAATTTGACGAGTTCTTTCAACGGGCAGCCCCGCGATATCCGGCGATAGTCGTTCGCGACGCTGCTTACATGACGTGGCGATATCTGCGCCATCCGTACAAACGATACCATGTCATCTACCGGACGGTCGACGGCAAACTGTCGTCGGTTCTGGTGCTGCGAGTGGCGGGACGGATTGGCCATATCGTGGATATCGTGTGGGATATCGGCGCCGGCGATGAACCGGACGCCGCGATACGCTTTGCCAGGAAATGCCTCAGACGAGCCGGCTTCACCAATTTGTATTGCTGGTGCACGTCGACAGAACTGCGGCGGCGATTGGCCCGCCGTTGGTTCTACGATCTCAAGGAGACTCATCGCCTCACGATGTTCGCCTCGCCCGAGATACTGGACAGGGTCGCAGGAGGGGGGCGGATTCACCTGGTGGACGGGGACGGTGACTTCGAATTCCTGTAAGACGTGCCCAGGCAGATGTGCTATTTGGTCGGTGTCCTGTCGACCGGCCTGCTCTGCATCTTCTTCACTACAGCCCGCGCGAATTTTCGCGCGGAGCGGACCGCCAGATAGAAGAGGGACCTGTTGCTGCTGCGAAAGAACTGCAGAGTCACGTCGCGCCGTTCTTCACTAGTCCAGTGGTACTTGTACGGCTCGTCTCCTCTGAGCATATCAAACTCCCGACATCCGCGCGCGGTTAATGCCTCAACCATATACGCCATCACCACATGCCCCATGCTCACTTTGGGATCGACCGTCGTGCTCATCCCCATGACATACCCATAGTGTACCCCGCGATGGTCAAAGCCGTAGGTGGCTGCCAGGGGGGTCTCATCCAGATACAGCACAAATAGCCCCACCTGTCCTTTGGGGAAATACCGTTCGGAGATCAGCTCATGAAAACGGCGAAACGATGGGCTGGCAAAACTCCCCGGGAGCCCGCGTGCCTGCCACGCCCGTTGATGCAGATCCACCAACGTCCCCATGAAGCGCGGCAGATCGTCGGTGCGGGTGCATTGTTCGAAATGGAGGTTTCCTTTGGCCTCCAGCATTCGTCGGCTCTTGCCCACGTTATAGCGGGTTTTGCTTCCCAAACTCGCCATGAACGTCTGAGCGTCGTTCGGCAGAAGGATGTACGGACAAGAGGTGATGTCCGCAATTTCGGCTACAGCGCATCTCGGTTCCTCCCCTGCCTGTTTCCGGAAAATGGCCAGCGCGGTCGAACCGGCATCCATGGCGTCGAGCCGAATTACATCCCACTCTCTCGTCAGCGGACCCCAGAGATATCGCCAGATAGCCGCAGCCGCCTCGAAAGCGTGTCCTTCGTCAAGCAGCAGGTCCAAATGGTCCGGGCAGGCCTCGCCGCTCCCCAGTATCCGCAATTCGCGCAGCGGTACCATGCCGTAGTGACGGCGTGTCTGCACGTAAAACGGGCCAAGACCCACCAGTTTGTCCTCCCGGTATACTGCCAGCAGCAGCAAGGGCTGCCGGTTGAGATAGACGCCGAGCCAGACAGATAACCAATCGAAGGTCAGGAAAAGGGGCTGACGTCGACATCGCGCCAACAAGCCGTCCCATTCACGCGCGAGCTCGTTGAACGCGGCAATATCCCGAAAAACCCGAATACTGTACACCGTTCCGATCCTAACAAAATAACGATTTGCGCGACAATAGGTTGTACTGAACCTGCACGTTGGTCATTGTCGGCATTATCAGGGAATTGCCCAACCTGGAGCCTGACTTTGGCCAACGATATGTCTGAGTATAGTCTCTGTCAAGCAATGCGGAGACTAACCGCCAAATAGCGAGGGCCAACTGACTACTCTTCTGATAAGCGTTGCTTCTTTGCCCGGAAACGATAATTTACCTACGTGGACCTATTTTGTTAAAACGACTTACAGAACCGGATATTCATGTTTGGATGTTTTGCCGCCGTCGGCTCTGCCGCCTTGGCGTTGACAGAAGAAAAAATTTCCTCCCTCTGGCCGCTTGATTCCGACCGTCAACTGCTGACGGTTTCACCCCAGGTTAAGCTGGCTCGTTTCGTGCCCAAAAGGTTCAGCGGTGATCCGGGATTTGTCCGGTCCCAGGACATGCAGGTCGTAGTATGTATCGATGGCTATCTGATAGCTGACAGTTCGGTTGCCCATAGCGGGTTGGTCCGACAAGCAGCATTGTTCGCCGAGGAGTGCAGGCGAGTCGGCACGTATGAAGCGCTGCGTTCACTCGAAGCCGGAGCGTTCACGATTCTGGTGGTCGACCTGTTTCGCCAGGAGTTCTTCGCCGTCGGCGACCCGTTCGGTTCACTCCTGACTTTCCATAGCCATCTGCGTGATGGCTGGTTGGTTTCAACCAACCCCCTGTCACTGGCCAAGTCGGGTCTGATCGACCTTGAGCCCGATATGACGGCCCTGGCGCAGTGGGTTCAGTTTGGTTACGCTTTTGGCGATCGCTATGCGGTTCGCGGCATCAAACTGCTTCAGATAGGGCAGTTGATCCGTTTCAACTTGAGATCGCTGCAGGGCGAGGTGCCATATGAGCCCAACATCGTCTGGAACGTACCACAGCATGCCCGGACACCGTCGCCCGATGAAGTCGCCGACAAGTTTCTGGCTTCCTGTCGCCTTTTACAGAGGATCGACCCTCGGCCGGCTCATCTCCAGAGTGCCGGGCTGGACTCGCGTCTCATTCTGGCCGCCTGGCCTGACGGATACAATCCGCCATGCTATACCTATGGCGATCCGACCTCCCACGAGATACCGATTGCGCGTTCCATTGCGGACGCCCGAGGTTCCGCGTGGATACACACCTGGCAACACGGCGACGAGGTGGCGGAGAATATCGAGACGATGTTCCGTGCCGGCGGCAACATGATGTGGCCGGACCGCCTGTTCGCCGCCCGCGAAATGGTGCGCAACGGACACTGCGGAGTGCTCGACGGACTGGCAGGTGACGCCTGTCTCGGAGGTTCCCTGTATGGATTCAACCGTTTCTTCCCTCGATCAGGAAGGTGGGGGAACCTGTTCTCTCGCTTGATCGACGAAAGGGTTTCGCGCGTCGGCATTGACCGGCTTGCCGAGGTCATTTACACAGCCGTTTTGCAGGTGCACGACCTCGAATCGCTCCGCCCATATGTCACCAGTGATTTCATTGCCGCGGTAAGGGCCGAGAAGCTCCGGATTCTCGAGGATATCCATAGCGAGTTGAAACTGCTACAGCCCGCCAACTCTGATTCGGTAGCGTTGCTCTGGCGCAATGTGCTTCTGAACAACCGCGGCCCCCACATGACCATACTGCAGAGTGTCATGTGCCGAACGAGTGTCAACGTCTATACGCCATTCGTAAACGACCGGGCCTTTGTCACCCTGCTTATGGGACTCAAGCCGGAATATATTGCTTATCACCGGCTCTATCTGAAGGTGTATCGCAGGCGGTTTCCGAAATACGCGGACCTTCTCTGGAACGCTAGCCTGCTGCCGGTACGCCGCCCGGTGCTGAATCATAAACTCTCCTTGGCGTTGGTTGCCCGCGGCATAACGATCCCCTTCGTTTCCGGCAGGGCTGGGGGGCGCCAGCGCGATCCCAACGGCTGGGCAATTTGGCTCCAGGAGAGCCGGGCACTCAGAGAGTATGCTTCTGATTGTCTTCAGAAGGGGGCCGTGCTTGATTCAAATCGAGCTGCGAATACGTTTCGGGAGATCGCCGAGGGGCGACGCGAGGGGGGCGGCAAATTATTCCATCTCGCTGCCGTGGCCCGTTGGCTGGCTCTGGCAAGGTCCTGAACGACACCGGTTCGTTCGATCTTACGCTCTATCGACCGCCGATTCCGATCATGCAATGGTGAGCTTCTTCTGCCGATGTATGACATAGTGCGGGCGCCAGCTCCGGTTCCTGGCGGTATCGTTACGGCGAAAGGTCACCGATCATAATGTACGGGCAACTCGTAGCTTGCGGCTCGGCCGCGCGGTTACTCAGTCACGAATATCTCCTTAAGGCCTGGCCAATCAAGTCCCATACCGAGATCATCGCTCCTCATCCGGAGATCGTTCTCGCCCGTTTCACACCCCCACAGACCGAGCACGAAACGTCATTCCTCTGGTCGGATGACAAAGCGGTGCTCGTTTCGGTCGACGGTTTTCTTCTGACTGACCGCATCCGCCTATCCGCTCCCCACAGCCAGCACGCCATATCGTTCGCCAATCTTTGCAGTGGTGAGGGGTATGAGGCCGCCTGGCGGAGTATCGTCGCCGGGTCGTTCAACCTGGTGGTGGTTGATCTGTCGCGGCATGAACTGCACGTGACCAAAGACCACATTGGTACGTTCTCTCTTTACCACAGTCCAGTCGATGGGGGCTGGTTGTTGTCATCGAACCCGGTGGCGCTGGCATTAACCGGCTTGGTGAACACGGAGATCGACCTGACCGCCTGCGCCGAATGGGCGTTTATCGGCTACACCATCGGTGATCGCTACATGACGAAGGGAATCAGGAACGTCAGGCCCGACACGGCATTCCGCTGGGACCTCATCGGCGCCAAAGGGGGATTCGACGCCAATCCGGATTCTCCATGGAACATTCTGCCCGACCGCAAGTCCCCTCCTGTCGACGATGCCATCGATAGTCTGGTCGAAGCATGCCGGCGCGTCAGTCTGGTCGACCCCGCGCCCGCCAATTTCCAGAGCGCCGGATGGGATTCGCGGGCTATCCTGGCCGCCTGGCCCGACAGTTACAATCCAACCTGCTATACCTATGGCGACCCCGATTCACACGAGGTGCATATCGCCCACACCGTGGCAGATACGCGCGCGTCCCGGTGGGTGCATGTATGGCCCGGCGGCGACGAAGCTGCGCACCACCTGGAAACGTTGTTCGACATGACGGGACACATCGTATTTCCGGATCGGTATTTCACAGCGAGGCAGATGCGCCAGGATAGCCACACCGGCGCGCTGGACGGATTCATCGGCGGGGTGCTGGTCGGCCACGGGTATTACACGTGCGACCGCCATTTCTCACCTGTGGTGCGCGTGGTCCGCTTAGCGGGCCTCTATCGCGATCAGAGTGTGTCGGCG
Proteins encoded in this window:
- a CDS encoding O-antigen ligase family protein, producing the protein METEDKSAVLAGRPHGIESAAPIITGKVIGYAALILLSVAAAVTFLLLPGKFQPVMLFVFPAIVIGIWVLKNPWVGIYLFYLYNLLRPYDFIPALQPLRLAMVLEILTLISWVIYIIRSKTSIKWSIFNWGYLGFLGVMALGVAMAANNRMAYDTLEAMLITFIMFLIATNVVDSLDRLNKLVWLVLLINLYFAVQGTINREVLHVVVRGEAASGRVGSGYIADENDFALALVVWVPFAFFMFQYFRSIKLKLISVFILLVFLWGVVSSMSRGGMVALMAALLYCLLNSPNKARSLAMAFVVVLGFAAVAPGYYWHEMASMTQTEEGTAEERLLSWQAAGRMYLDYPVIGVGPGNGGIHFPRYIRGVSNPDRYWGRAFHGTLPQVLAEVGTVGFLFYAFMVVYAVKQLRRIKRKLPDTADSERVGFMANSLIGGLIAYFAGATFLSTIYYPHLWILYTFIMILLHVSSQRTLLEPSTPAQPALEKVG
- a CDS encoding polysaccharide pyruvyl transferase family protein, giving the protein MKRQLVAILGYFGFANTGDEAILHCMLGELRKLQQERPHLDLAVFSGDVKTTARIHAATAIPSVLPTTWFDFFYRFVRGDRAGYRKALKTFRNMDTLIVGGGGLFFDHADSNVWFRKTLLKIDWAKRLGKQVVVFGVGVGPLHLAESRELLRKTLSSVDLITVRDEESARLLNEIGVDGPPVHTTGDFVFLLEPAPKDRIDQILAAEKLHLSERPRIGICLQGDYVKRPVMKESMVRFCEYALGTLGADLWFIPMQTGGGFDDRPGAREIASELSGRDRISLIEGQYTPWETMGLMAHCHAILGVRLHGVILAMNNHTPVFGISYMPKVERVYKELGRPDWQIGIDDLTPETLIEGFGRLWNDRQQVAAELARAHRDLRQRALANFALLAEKLDVRHRR
- a CDS encoding oligosaccharide flippase family protein, translated to MFHVVKNLAKHSAIYGVGDLLSKSIAFVMIPIYTHYLSTAQYGTLELLELTSYIVGTLLAMGISQSVVRYYYEYQEEEKRNQVVSVALITIWCVAGIAYIPLFFLSDGISSLVFKTPDNGRLFNLVFLTLLIGLANEIPMTLLRIKQKSVSYVAISLIRLILNLSLNVLFIVYLKMGVWGILVSSLISATAIGIYLLISTLRGIRLTYSREIARALLTYSVPLVGSWVGMYVLNFGDRFFLQRLASLSDVGIYSLAYKFGMMPNFLVLAPFLQIWGPKRFELVKEPDARSIYALVFTYFWFIQLFLSLGVSVMIKDVIAIVADVEFQSAFQYVPPILVSYMFYGAYSYAQFGILLQKRTKYLASFGLMAAAVNLAANFILIPWLGIWGAALATLLSFFFLFITVFVAGQRLYHIPYQTGRLVTMTLVAVALYAIAWFVRPPGVWLSLGIKFLIALTFPFFLYLCRFYSHEEIQKLKSLRNRVTEKVKGGIGVVWTSATRGDDGGLP
- a CDS encoding glycosyltransferase family 4 protein, translated to MNILLVTPRVLYPVLSGAELRMYNLFMAVRQRHTIHWLGHARQEMIAPAIEHLSSRFASVELFATDSRPMQQRSRSTMDRFMEIWRAPIDYFDYFNCDGYWDDVQRAILRRIDESTIDVVYMFGWGMKRYMDPVTKIPVVFDIVDNPVVATARRIRETKRLVEKARVVKEWMMMRRMVTRELAKSRDIIMVSYQDAEALRPLCPQTSVTVVPNGVDSEFYRPGASRNTERPVLIFTGVMSYGPNVSAALYFTRSVYPLIRKEIPDISLLIVGRYPSKEVAALHSAELGITVTGGVDDIREYFDRAMIYVCPIRSGAGIKNKILEAWAMQKPVVATSMACEGIQVSPGEDVMVADDAAEFARQVVHLVRDRELRERLAANGRRKVERQYSWDAGAHMVEEVMSRRVAEYRAGKLAPAADPSSARH
- a CDS encoding polysaccharide deacetylase family protein translates to MRTFLKTILSGIGYYRLRYHVVTSLNKRLLILMYHDLSPAPGPGKPALPLSGELSSAHFEAHIRVLAETIRTMTVQQAVEEMREKGGLAQNTVAITFDDGYKSVHSLAFPILRKYGVGATVFLLTDWINGRMTLWWEDLADLVRAADLTRVEPKQLGQLLGSDNLRLPEKLGNDNLSRSRVQDRVSGALMVLEDGRKQQLLSDIGRALNADAGSPKPDKSPLTWDQIREMSNDGFEFAAHTRSHPNMSFISHEAAEAELIEGKAEIERQVGKPVTGFAYPYGYDVAGYARFSPLLKRLGYSYACTSWWGNVRADSEPYLLNRNTLPAVTTKPLIRRELFLDLAE
- a CDS encoding GNAT family N-acetyltransferase, whose translation is MSIQYRRLDFHAEGPQGLFDLYAATYGSSQPLERRWQWQYISHPRSSEVVVLVAEADGKLVGTLSHFPSDVLIGGARYPGFFASDSMVHPEYRRRGIMDTLLKTCADTLPLMYAKGTTDSMYGVRLKFGFRPVLPNGYLLSIVAPSGWALSKLRLMRGDGHEDRLAESADSEFRFVDSVGPEFDEFFQRAAPRYPAIVVRDAAYMTWRYLRHPYKRYHVIYRTVDGKLSSVLVLRVAGRIGHIVDIVWDIGAGDEPDAAIRFARKCLRRAGFTNLYCWCTSTELRRRLARRWFYDLKETHRLTMFASPEILDRVAGGGRIHLVDGDGDFEFL
- a CDS encoding GNAT family N-acetyltransferase: MYSIRVFRDIAAFNELAREWDGLLARCRRQPLFLTFDWLSVWLGVYLNRQPLLLLAVYREDKLVGLGPFYVQTRRHYGMVPLRELRILGSGEACPDHLDLLLDEGHAFEAAAAIWRYLWGPLTREWDVIRLDAMDAGSTALAIFRKQAGEEPRCAVAEIADITSCPYILLPNDAQTFMASLGSKTRYNVGKSRRMLEAKGNLHFEQCTRTDDLPRFMGTLVDLHQRAWQARGLPGSFASPSFRRFHELISERYFPKGQVGLFVLYLDETPLAATYGFDHRGVHYGYVMGMSTTVDPKVSMGHVVMAYMVEALTARGCREFDMLRGDEPYKYHWTSEERRDVTLQFFRSSNRSLFYLAVRSARKFARAVVKKMQSRPVDRTPTK